A portion of the Gemmatimonadaceae bacterium genome contains these proteins:
- a CDS encoding serine/threonine-protein kinase — translation MSTALHDRLQSALGDSYAIERELTPGGMSRLFLATERSLDRPVVVKLLPPELTSEASAQRFQREILVTAKLQHPHILPVLSAGARDGLLYYISPFVGDESLRRRIAQRGALPIDEAVRLLRAVADALAFAHALGIVHRDLKPDNIFLQHGHAILADFGIARAVEQATLATPAERLTVTGMGLGTPGYMAPEQLAGDTDVDARADIYAVGVVAYEMLTGRPPFADLVGPRLLIAHMTEQPDPLTIRRPDAPARLALLVMRCLEKDPAERWQTVESFVPLLDELASGTPARGVTATPPNQLGDAASGRPDGGGDRLQSALDAIERCNWHEAFDALTAADAMRPLAAEHLEALAEAAWWVGKSEACIRARERAYECYLEREDHPRAAAVATAVAEDYFHKLARSVAHGWLQRAERHLEAAPESIEHGWMARTRAMLALEEDRDADKAWALAQRALEIGRRLHARDLQALALQDCGRILVSRGNVAEGMAAIDEAMAAATSGQLGPRTTGRIFCNMMSTCEKLADYRRASEWNEAARRWCEPHPQAGYPGICRVHRAELLRLRGSWNEAEIEARRASTELQDFLSDATAEAYYELGQIRLHMGDFETADQLFRQAHELGRDPLPGLALLRLAQGRTESARALLERALSDPLLAPLDRAKHLPAQAQAAFAAGDTAAARAAADELASIAAAYGSPALAAHAALARGLVELGENAPAKAAASLRRAWKLAKDCDLPYDAARSRVLLGRAYRACGNSEDAELELHAAATSFERLGAVADARDAVALLSA, via the coding sequence GTGTCGACTGCACTTCACGATCGGCTCCAGAGCGCCCTCGGCGACAGCTATGCCATCGAGCGCGAGCTGACGCCCGGTGGGATGAGCCGGCTGTTTCTGGCCACGGAGCGGTCGCTCGACCGTCCGGTGGTCGTGAAGCTGCTGCCGCCGGAGCTCACGAGCGAAGCCAGCGCGCAGCGCTTCCAGCGCGAGATTCTGGTCACGGCGAAGCTGCAGCATCCGCACATTCTGCCGGTGCTCTCGGCGGGGGCGCGCGACGGACTGCTGTACTACATCTCGCCGTTCGTGGGCGATGAGTCGCTGCGCCGGCGCATCGCGCAGCGCGGCGCGCTGCCCATCGACGAGGCGGTTCGGCTGCTGCGCGCCGTAGCCGACGCGCTGGCCTTCGCCCATGCGTTAGGCATCGTGCACCGGGACCTCAAGCCCGACAACATTTTCCTGCAGCACGGCCATGCGATCCTGGCCGACTTCGGCATCGCCCGCGCGGTCGAGCAAGCGACCCTCGCCACGCCGGCCGAGCGCCTAACGGTCACGGGCATGGGGCTCGGCACGCCGGGCTACATGGCGCCGGAGCAGCTGGCCGGCGACACCGACGTGGATGCGCGCGCGGACATCTACGCCGTGGGCGTGGTGGCCTACGAGATGTTGACCGGCCGTCCGCCGTTCGCCGATCTCGTCGGACCGAGGCTCCTCATCGCGCACATGACCGAACAGCCGGATCCGCTGACGATCCGGCGGCCGGACGCGCCGGCGCGGCTGGCGCTCCTCGTCATGCGATGCCTCGAGAAGGATCCGGCCGAGCGCTGGCAGACGGTCGAGTCGTTCGTGCCGTTGCTCGACGAGCTGGCGTCAGGCACGCCGGCGCGGGGCGTGACCGCCACGCCGCCTAACCAGTTAGGCGACGCCGCATCGGGGCGTCCGGATGGCGGCGGCGACCGACTCCAGTCCGCGCTCGACGCGATCGAGCGATGCAACTGGCACGAAGCGTTCGACGCGCTCACTGCCGCCGACGCGATGCGCCCCCTCGCCGCCGAGCACCTCGAGGCGTTGGCGGAAGCCGCATGGTGGGTGGGCAAGAGCGAGGCCTGCATTCGAGCGCGCGAGCGCGCGTACGAGTGCTACCTCGAGCGCGAGGATCACCCGCGCGCTGCCGCCGTCGCCACGGCCGTCGCTGAAGACTACTTCCACAAGCTGGCACGATCCGTGGCGCATGGATGGTTGCAGCGTGCCGAACGCCATCTGGAAGCGGCGCCCGAGTCCATCGAGCATGGATGGATGGCGCGCACGCGAGCAATGTTGGCGCTCGAAGAGGATCGCGATGCGGACAAGGCGTGGGCTCTGGCGCAGCGCGCGCTGGAGATCGGACGCCGGCTGCACGCGCGCGACCTGCAGGCGTTGGCGCTGCAGGACTGTGGTCGGATTCTCGTGTCGCGCGGGAATGTGGCCGAAGGCATGGCGGCGATCGACGAAGCGATGGCGGCGGCGACGAGCGGGCAGCTCGGTCCGCGCACGACCGGTCGCATCTTCTGCAATATGATGAGCACGTGCGAGAAGCTCGCGGACTATCGGCGCGCGTCGGAATGGAACGAGGCCGCGCGCCGCTGGTGCGAGCCGCATCCGCAGGCCGGGTATCCGGGTATCTGCCGGGTGCATCGGGCCGAGCTGCTGCGGCTGCGCGGGTCGTGGAACGAAGCGGAGATCGAAGCGCGGCGGGCGTCGACCGAGCTGCAGGATTTCCTGAGCGATGCGACTGCGGAAGCGTATTACGAGCTCGGGCAGATCCGTCTGCACATGGGCGACTTCGAGACGGCGGACCAGCTGTTCCGCCAGGCGCACGAGCTGGGCAGAGATCCGCTGCCGGGTTTGGCGCTGTTGCGTCTGGCGCAGGGTCGCACGGAGAGTGCGCGGGCGCTGCTCGAGCGGGCGCTGTCCGATCCGCTGCTCGCTCCGTTAGACCGGGCGAAGCACTTGCCGGCCCAGGCGCAGGCCGCGTTCGCGGCCGGCGACACGGCGGCGGCGCGCGCCGCGGCGGACGAGCTGGCGTCGATCGCCGCGGCCTACGGGTCGCCGGCGCTGGCGGCGCACGCGGCGCTGGCGCGCGGGCTGGTCGAGTTAGGCGAAAACGCGCCGGCCAAGGCCGCGGCGAGCCTGCGGCGCGCGTGGAAGCTGGCCAAGGACTGCGACCTGCCGTACGACGCGGCGCGGTCCCGCGTGCTATTGGGCCGCGCTTACCGCGCCTGCGGAAACAGCGAAGATGCGGAGCTCGAGCTGCACGCGGCGGCAACGAGCTTCGAGCGGTTAGGCGCTGTTGCCGATGCCCGTGACGCGGTCGCGCTTCTCAGCGCCTAA